One window of Triticum dicoccoides isolate Atlit2015 ecotype Zavitan chromosome 5A, WEW_v2.0, whole genome shotgun sequence genomic DNA carries:
- the LOC119296940 gene encoding glutaredoxin-C1-like, with amino-acid sequence MEQVTKLAGQRAVVIFSMSSCCMCHTVARLFRDLGANPAEVDLDEDPRGKEMEKALARLLGRNPGVPAVFIGGRLVGSTDKVMSLHLSGKLVPLLRNAGAVWV; translated from the coding sequence ATGGAGCAGGTGACGAAGCTGGCGGGGCAGCGGGCGGTGGTGATCTTCAGCATGAGCTCCTGCTGCATGTGCCACACGGTGGCGCGCCTCTTCCGGGACCTCGGGGCGAACCCGGCGGAggtggatctggacgaggaccccagGGGAAAGGAGATGGAGAAGGCGCTGGCGAGGCTCCTCGGCCGGAACCCGGGCGTGCCGGCGGTGTTCATCGGCGGCAGGCTCGTCGGATCCACCGACAAGGTCATGTCCCTTCACCTCAGCGGCAAGCTCGTCCCGCTGCTTCGTAACGCAGGTGCTGTATGGGTGTAG